One genomic region from Clostridium saccharobutylicum DSM 13864 encodes:
- a CDS encoding L,D-transpeptidase family protein codes for MEISKNQCSKLLVGIIISLCTLIGIYFWISIFFINHFYFGSTINCFNVSGRTVEQADEQISSEIDSYSLKLEERGGEAEQINGNDIDLKYNLDGKIQSFKDKQKPFAWIPGIFTSKDSKSSDIVNYNENLLKKSVDKLSCLDNNTVEPKNVSFKYTDKGYEIVDEVYGNKINKDALYQSIKNAISNGEKAINLESANCYENPKYTSKSKEAIDTKNLLNDYVNTTITYNFGDKTEVLNGATINNWLQVDDDLGVTFDEKEVKKYVDTLASNYNTVGKPRDFVTTAGLKIKVSGGTYGWEINKSEEVKDLISLIKDKKSTTKEPIYSQKGISHDLNDIGNTYVEINMTRQHLWFYKNGSLVTDGPVVTGNVSGGCGTPAGVYKLNYKERNATLKGQGYSSPVSYWMPFNGGIGIHDANWRSVFGGNIYRTSGSHGCVNSPYSLAQSVYQSIDEGTPIVCYYE; via the coding sequence ATGGAAATATCAAAAAATCAATGTAGCAAGCTATTAGTAGGCATTATCATTTCACTTTGTACTTTGATTGGTATATATTTTTGGATATCAATATTTTTTATCAATCATTTTTACTTTGGCTCTACAATTAATTGTTTTAATGTTTCAGGAAGAACAGTGGAGCAGGCAGATGAACAAATATCATCAGAAATAGATTCGTATTCCTTAAAATTAGAAGAAAGGGGGGGAGAGGCAGAACAAATTAATGGAAATGACATTGATCTAAAATATAACTTAGATGGGAAAATCCAATCTTTTAAAGATAAGCAGAAGCCTTTTGCATGGATTCCAGGAATTTTTACATCTAAAGATTCTAAATCATCTGATATAGTTAATTATAATGAGAACTTACTAAAAAAATCTGTAGATAAACTTTCTTGTCTTGATAATAATACAGTTGAACCTAAAAATGTTAGTTTTAAATACACAGATAAAGGTTATGAAATTGTGGATGAAGTTTATGGAAATAAAATCAATAAGGATGCTTTATATCAGAGTATTAAAAATGCAATTAGTAATGGAGAGAAGGCTATAAATTTAGAGTCGGCTAATTGTTATGAAAATCCTAAGTATACATCAAAATCTAAGGAAGCTATTGATACTAAAAATCTTCTTAATGATTATGTTAATACAACAATTACTTATAATTTTGGTGACAAAACAGAAGTTCTAAATGGAGCTACAATAAATAACTGGCTTCAAGTGGATGATGATCTTGGAGTTACATTTGATGAAAAGGAAGTTAAAAAGTATGTAGATACATTGGCTAGTAATTATAATACAGTTGGTAAGCCAAGAGATTTTGTTACAACAGCAGGATTAAAAATAAAAGTTAGTGGAGGAACTTATGGTTGGGAAATAAACAAATCTGAGGAAGTAAAAGATTTAATTTCGCTCATAAAAGACAAAAAATCTACAACAAAAGAGCCAATATATTCTCAAAAAGGAATATCTCATGATCTGAATGATATAGGAAATACTTATGTAGAAATTAATATGACTAGACAACATTTGTGGTTTTACAAAAATGGATCTCTTGTTACAGATGGACCAGTTGTTACAGGTAATGTAAGCGGAGGTTGTGGAACACCAGCAGGCGTTTATAAGTTGAATTATAAGGAAAGAAATGCTACATTAAAAGGACAAGGCTATAGTTCTCCAGTAAGTTATTGGATGCCATTTAATGGAGGAATAGGAATACATGATGCAAATTGGCGTTCAGTATTTGGAGGAAATATTTATAGGACAAGCGGTTCTCATGGATGCGTAAATTCACCATATTCTTTAGCACAATCAGTATATCAGAGTATTGATGAAGGAACTCCAATAGTTTGTTATTATGAATAA
- the aroD gene encoding type I 3-dehydroquinate dehydratase: MNVVEVKGIKIGEGIPKICVPIVGGTNAELIEEAKSLKGIKLDLVEWRVDFYENVEDIEKVKEILKELVEVLGNTPVLFTFRSKKEGGEREVSTEYYVKLNCEIAKTKLIDLVDVELFTGNEFVNEVVETAHNNGVKVVMSNHDFFKTPAKEEIVSRLSKMTELNADLPKIAVMPQNEADVLTLLCATNEMKQKYPEKPIITMSMAGMGVISRLAGEFFGSVLTFGAAKKASAPGQIGVEDLYSVLQLLHRSK, encoded by the coding sequence ATGAACGTAGTAGAAGTTAAAGGCATAAAAATCGGAGAAGGAATACCTAAGATTTGTGTACCAATAGTTGGGGGAACAAACGCAGAGTTAATAGAAGAAGCAAAAAGTTTAAAAGGAATTAAATTAGATCTAGTAGAATGGCGTGTAGACTTTTACGAAAATGTTGAAGATATAGAAAAAGTAAAAGAAATACTTAAGGAATTAGTTGAAGTTCTTGGAAACACTCCTGTATTATTTACATTTAGAAGTAAAAAAGAAGGAGGAGAAAGAGAAGTATCTACTGAATATTATGTTAAATTAAATTGCGAAATAGCTAAGACTAAATTAATAGATTTAGTTGATGTTGAATTATTCACAGGAAATGAATTTGTTAATGAAGTAGTAGAAACTGCTCATAATAATGGAGTTAAAGTTGTAATGTCAAATCATGATTTCTTTAAGACACCAGCTAAAGAAGAGATTGTTTCTAGATTAAGTAAAATGACTGAATTAAATGCAGATTTACCTAAAATAGCAGTAATGCCACAAAATGAAGCTGATGTTTTAACTTTATTATGTGCTACAAATGAAATGAAGCAAAAGTATCCAGAGAAGCCTATAATAACTATGTCAATGGCAGGAATGGGTGTTATAAGTAGACTAGCTGGAGAATTTTTTGGATCTGTATTAACATTTGGAGCAGCTAAAAAAGCATCTGCGCCAGGACAAATAGGAGTAGAAGATTTATATTCTGTACTTCAATTATTACATAGAAGTAAATAA
- a CDS encoding deoxyribonuclease IV, translated as MLTIGCHLSSSKGFENMGMDALKIDANTFQFFTRNPRGSKAKDIDKEDVKAFLKLAKQNNFGRILAHAPYTLNACSADEKNRNFAIEIMSDDLNRMEYVPNNLYNFHPGSHVKQGVEIGINYIVEALNTILKPEQTTTVLLETMSGKGTEVGRNFEELAEILRRVDLKEHMGVCLDTCHVYDAGYDIVSNLDGVLEEFDKIIGIEKLRAIHLNDSKNPFESHKDRHETIGEGFIGIEAISRIINHPSLRELPFFIETPNELEGHAKEIELLRTMYQNF; from the coding sequence ATGTTAACTATAGGATGTCATTTATCATCTTCTAAGGGATTTGAAAATATGGGAATGGATGCACTTAAAATTGATGCTAATACTTTTCAATTTTTTACCCGTAATCCAAGAGGAAGCAAAGCTAAAGATATAGATAAAGAAGATGTCAAAGCTTTTTTAAAATTAGCAAAACAGAATAATTTTGGACGTATACTTGCTCATGCGCCATATACATTGAATGCTTGTTCAGCAGATGAGAAAAATAGGAATTTTGCAATAGAAATAATGAGCGATGATTTAAATCGAATGGAGTATGTTCCAAATAATTTATATAATTTTCATCCAGGAAGCCACGTAAAACAAGGAGTTGAAATTGGAATTAATTATATTGTAGAAGCATTAAACACTATTCTAAAACCTGAACAAACAACAACAGTTTTATTAGAAACTATGTCAGGTAAAGGTACTGAAGTAGGTAGAAACTTTGAAGAATTAGCAGAAATTCTTAGAAGAGTTGATTTAAAGGAGCATATGGGAGTATGTCTTGATACATGTCATGTTTATGATGCAGGATATGATATTGTAAGCAATTTAGATGGTGTATTAGAGGAATTTGATAAAATAATTGGAATTGAAAAGTTACGTGCAATACATTTAAATGATAGTAAGAATCCATTTGAAAGTCATAAAGATAGGCACGAAACTATTGGAGAAGGGTTTATTGGGATTGAGGCTATTTCCAGAATTATAAATCATCCAAGTTTGAGGGAGTTACCATTTTTTATTGAGACACCTAATGAACTTGAGGGGCATGCAAAAGAAATTGAGTTATTGAGAACTATGTATCAAAATTTTTAG
- a CDS encoding LysR family transcriptional regulator encodes MNLNQLYYFKTVAKLEHYGKASEVLNISQPSLSYAISSLEDELGTYLFEKQGRNIVITKYGKVFLKYVEDSLEQLELGKKKIKQLTNAAYGQIDISFIYTLAPDFIPKTVRNFLNVSENKDITFTFNQGITSEIITGLKEEKYDVGFCSYVKDESDIEFIPIIEQELVAIVPTDHELVNRTSIDLSEIANFPIITYSRNTGLGQVTLDLFERINVSPNIVYEAEEESAIAGLVSHNFGIAIVENIPLIKQFDVKSIPISNPKYKRHIYLAYVKNKFLPPAVRKFINFFHPIHF; translated from the coding sequence ATGAATTTAAATCAACTTTATTACTTCAAAACTGTGGCCAAGCTTGAACATTACGGCAAAGCATCAGAAGTACTTAATATCTCTCAGCCTAGTTTGAGCTATGCAATATCTTCATTAGAAGATGAATTAGGTACATATTTATTTGAAAAGCAAGGAAGAAATATAGTTATAACTAAATACGGAAAAGTTTTTCTAAAATATGTAGAGGATTCTCTTGAACAGTTAGAACTTGGAAAAAAAAAGATAAAGCAATTAACTAATGCTGCTTATGGACAAATTGATATTTCATTTATATATACCTTAGCACCAGATTTCATTCCAAAAACTGTGAGAAATTTTTTAAATGTAAGTGAAAATAAAGATATTACATTTACATTTAATCAAGGTATTACTTCAGAAATTATTACTGGATTAAAAGAAGAAAAGTATGATGTTGGATTTTGCTCATATGTAAAAGATGAATCCGATATTGAATTTATACCTATTATAGAACAAGAATTGGTTGCAATTGTTCCAACTGATCATGAATTAGTAAATCGTACCTCTATTGATCTATCAGAAATTGCAAACTTTCCTATTATTACATATAGCCGAAATACTGGATTGGGGCAAGTAACTCTAGATCTATTCGAAAGAATTAATGTTAGTCCAAATATAGTTTATGAAGCAGAAGAAGAAAGTGCAATTGCAGGTCTTGTTTCTCACAACTTCGGAATTGCTATAGTAGAAAATATTCCATTAATTAAGCAATTTGATGTAAAGTCTATTCCTATTTCAAATCCAAAATATAAAAGACATATTTATCTTGCATATGTAAAAAATAAGTTTTTACCACCAGCTGTGCGTAAATTTATTAATTTTTTTCACCCTATACATTTCTAA